In Legionella sp. PATHC035, a genomic segment contains:
- the mltB gene encoding lytic murein transglycosylase B, with protein MRRISSLGFIAITLLLFSFSTYSDTAFTQRKDVQLFIKSMVKEYHFNAKELTATMNQVVIRPDIIESMEKPYEKKNWDVYRDLFLTPARLKGGLDYWAANKQALDKAQKKYGVPPEIIIAILGVETLYGEKQGEHRVLDALATLAFNYPKRAPYFTKELKEYLLLCREHGVPATQFKGSYAGAIGQPQFMPSSYRNFAVDFNNTGKRDIVSNNADSIGSIANYFYHHGWRTNDGVAQHATVIGTRYKRIQVNPKKANYYYSQLIANGVRPVTAAHNHPSRAALIELVTAQGNEYWIAYPNFFVITRYNSSPQYALVVYLLSQQLKQHWTAMNIKKHRAYA; from the coding sequence ATGCGACGAATATCAAGTTTGGGCTTTATAGCAATAACATTGCTACTTTTTTCGTTCTCAACTTATTCAGATACCGCATTTACACAGAGAAAAGATGTACAACTCTTTATCAAAAGCATGGTTAAGGAATATCACTTTAATGCTAAAGAGCTTACAGCCACTATGAATCAGGTAGTTATCCGCCCCGATATTATTGAATCAATGGAAAAACCCTATGAAAAGAAGAATTGGGATGTGTATCGCGATTTGTTTCTCACTCCCGCGCGTCTCAAAGGCGGGTTAGACTATTGGGCAGCGAATAAACAGGCATTAGACAAAGCACAGAAAAAATACGGCGTTCCTCCAGAAATTATTATTGCTATTTTGGGAGTGGAAACCTTATATGGAGAGAAACAAGGAGAACACAGAGTTCTCGATGCCTTAGCAACTCTGGCTTTTAATTATCCAAAACGCGCGCCTTATTTCACTAAAGAATTAAAAGAATACTTGCTTCTTTGTCGCGAACATGGAGTTCCTGCAACGCAATTCAAAGGCTCCTATGCTGGTGCGATCGGCCAACCCCAATTCATGCCTAGTAGTTACCGTAACTTTGCTGTTGATTTTAATAATACGGGAAAACGAGATATTGTCTCGAATAACGCAGATTCAATTGGGAGTATTGCGAATTATTTCTACCATCATGGTTGGCGGACCAATGATGGGGTTGCCCAACATGCCACAGTAATTGGTACTCGTTATAAACGAATTCAAGTCAATCCTAAAAAAGCCAACTATTACTATTCACAATTGATTGCAAATGGGGTTAGACCAGTCACCGCAGCACATAATCATCCTTCTCGCGCCGCCTTGATTGAGCTTGTAACCGCTCAAGGCAATGAATATTGGATCGCCTATCCCAATTTCTTTGTGATAACCCGATACAACTCAAGTCCCCAGTATGCGCTTGTAGTTTATCTACTGTCACAACAATTGAAACAGCACTGGACTGCCATGAATATAAAAAAACATAGAGCTTATGCCTAG
- the gspL gene encoding type II secretion system protein GspL, with protein sequence MDTLFLFAKHLDEAGCLCLKINADGALIAPPAQRSFAEIKPLQTECNTLVIETCEQVSLLNLEFSWLPDRKARTAIPYALEEKLAQPVDELHFAFDKTRYQNNQYLITVISKQRIRYLMQFLNEHGMEFSGITVDWFALEPQELCVCESTLLIHSDDFKGALSGELAHIYLKKHPQHQPLLFADSTIQSDSSLPKKQETSYTWIAQRILRSKLMNLCQGEMQHGNKSDLLKKGYLAAGALFCVWLISLLVTNGIKLHLLNKETQKIDAQIAVIYHEFFPDAKQVISPKFRITQLLKSNNTEEQNRFWFLLNQFSKVMKNDHNTLEQLRYQNKTLSVTLVSTDFASLEELENELKKLQLHVKQTQASTREQQVVATLELM encoded by the coding sequence ATGGATACACTTTTTCTCTTTGCAAAACATCTTGATGAAGCAGGTTGTTTATGCCTCAAAATAAATGCAGATGGAGCATTAATTGCTCCCCCCGCACAACGTAGCTTTGCCGAAATTAAGCCGTTACAAACAGAATGTAACACTTTAGTTATTGAAACATGTGAACAGGTTAGCCTTCTTAATCTTGAGTTTTCATGGCTTCCAGACCGAAAGGCAAGAACAGCAATCCCTTATGCTTTAGAAGAAAAACTAGCACAACCCGTAGATGAGCTTCATTTTGCCTTTGATAAAACACGATATCAAAATAATCAGTACCTGATTACGGTGATCAGTAAACAACGAATTCGATATCTGATGCAATTCCTCAATGAACACGGAATGGAATTTTCAGGAATTACTGTAGATTGGTTTGCCCTGGAACCCCAAGAATTATGTGTTTGTGAAAGCACCTTATTGATTCATAGCGATGATTTTAAAGGGGCTCTTTCTGGAGAGCTAGCTCATATCTATCTAAAAAAGCATCCGCAACATCAACCCTTGCTTTTTGCAGACAGCACAATTCAAAGTGATTCTTCATTACCTAAAAAGCAGGAAACATCTTATACGTGGATTGCCCAAAGAATACTCCGATCAAAATTAATGAACCTCTGCCAAGGAGAAATGCAACACGGAAATAAATCCGATCTACTAAAAAAGGGATACCTGGCCGCCGGTGCTCTTTTTTGTGTCTGGCTAATCTCACTATTGGTAACGAATGGGATCAAATTGCATTTACTCAATAAAGAAACCCAAAAAATTGATGCGCAAATTGCAGTGATTTATCATGAATTTTTTCCTGATGCAAAACAAGTTATTAGTCCTAAATTTCGAATCACACAGCTATTAAAAAGCAATAACACGGAAGAGCAAAATCGCTTTTGGTTCTTACTCAATCAATTTTCCAAGGTCATGAAAAATGACCACAATACTCTGGAACAATTACGTTATCAAAATAAGACCTTATCAGTCACCTTGGTCAGCACTGACTTCGCCAGTTTAGAAGAATTGGAAAATGAATTGAAAAAACTGCAACTTCATGTGAAACAAACCCAAGCATCAACTCGTGAACAACAAGTTGTCGCCACTTTGGAGTTAATGTGA
- the lspM gene encoding GspM family type II secretion system protein LspM encodes MKAYISTLNEREKWMLIGTGLCLILYVYYLFLYSPLSQRVDQKSKQLIEKTATLQWMKKIQQQSHTKQTKKQIVDNSQLLTTLATQLKNDTNLKFPYQLQQTGSGDIQITFDSVAFNLFITWLEKINQRYAITVKQFEADRSKTPGVTRLMILLSSASKT; translated from the coding sequence GTGAAAGCTTATATAAGTACACTTAATGAACGAGAAAAATGGATGTTAATTGGAACAGGATTGTGCCTTATCCTTTATGTGTATTATTTGTTTTTATACAGCCCATTGAGCCAACGAGTTGACCAAAAATCAAAGCAACTTATTGAAAAAACAGCTACCCTCCAGTGGATGAAAAAAATTCAACAGCAAAGTCATACAAAACAAACGAAAAAGCAAATAGTCGATAACAGCCAATTATTGACAACACTGGCCACACAACTAAAAAACGATACCAACTTAAAGTTTCCTTATCAATTACAACAAACTGGCTCAGGAGATATCCAAATTACTTTTGACTCAGTTGCTTTTAATTTATTTATTACCTGGTTGGAAAAAATAAATCAACGATATGCCATTACAGTAAAACAGTTTGAAGCAGACCGATCGAAAACGCCAGGCGTCACTCGTTTAATGATCCTGCTTAGTTCCGCTTCAAAAACTTAG
- a CDS encoding zinc-dependent alcohol dehydrogenase family protein, producing the protein MSNSSAKIVRFHETGGPEVLRLEEVSLPEPGKGEVRLRVHAIGLNRAEIMFRTGRYLVQPHFPSKIGYEASGVVEAVGPDVDKKIIGKTYSTVPCFDLGKYGVYGEVAIVPVYALAAYPEKLSYAEGTSIWMQYMTAYGALVYYGHLAKNDFVLITAASSSVGIAAIQIARTQGAISIVTTRTTKKKAELLSLGADHVIVTDEENLPARVDEITKGRGVKIVFDPIAGKGIEVLAETLSPGGTLFVYGNLSLGQITPFPLFTALNKGISVRGYTLFEISTQPEARQTAEKYIFDHIQDGSLQPKIAQTFSLEHIVDAHKYMESNEQIGKIIVTA; encoded by the coding sequence ATGTCAAATTCATCAGCAAAAATTGTCCGTTTTCACGAAACTGGGGGGCCTGAGGTATTAAGGCTTGAAGAGGTATCATTGCCAGAACCAGGGAAAGGTGAAGTCCGTTTGCGTGTTCATGCAATAGGTCTAAATCGAGCAGAAATCATGTTTCGCACGGGGCGCTATTTAGTACAACCACATTTCCCATCAAAAATTGGCTATGAGGCCTCGGGGGTGGTTGAAGCCGTTGGACCGGATGTAGATAAAAAAATAATTGGCAAGACCTACAGCACTGTCCCCTGTTTTGATCTAGGCAAGTATGGAGTCTATGGAGAAGTGGCTATAGTCCCCGTTTATGCGCTTGCGGCTTATCCGGAGAAACTTTCCTATGCGGAAGGGACTTCCATTTGGATGCAATACATGACGGCTTATGGAGCTCTGGTCTATTATGGACATCTCGCTAAAAATGATTTTGTTTTAATTACTGCAGCAAGCAGTAGTGTAGGAATAGCTGCCATCCAAATTGCACGAACTCAGGGAGCTATTAGTATTGTTACCACACGAACCACTAAGAAAAAAGCTGAATTACTCTCTTTAGGTGCCGATCACGTCATTGTTACTGATGAAGAAAATCTTCCTGCCCGTGTCGATGAAATAACCAAAGGTAGAGGAGTAAAAATTGTTTTTGATCCAATCGCGGGTAAGGGCATTGAGGTTTTAGCAGAAACACTCTCCCCAGGCGGAACCCTTTTTGTGTACGGTAATTTGTCTCTAGGGCAGATTACTCCATTCCCTCTTTTCACCGCCTTGAATAAGGGAATTTCCGTGCGGGGTTATACACTTTTTGAAATTAGTACTCAACCCGAGGCTCGCCAAACAGCTGAAAAATATATTTTTGATCACATCCAAGATGGATCATTGCAACCCAAAATTGCTCAAACTTTCTCTTTGGAGCATATAGTCGACGCGCATAAATACATGGAGTCCAATGAACAAATAGGTAAAATTATAGTAACTGCTTAA
- a CDS encoding SPOR domain-containing protein, with the protein MDKKINLALIVICAFAMSSCTKDEYISYPAYSYVDITQRPYNIDSYNMANYNYGYQQKQQVNVPNSYHVGELHSPVSFKDRDETWVNSQNPKGYTIELTEGDKASQVAQVLYKAPKKDRMAQVKYERDGKTRYRGVYGTFGTPEEAQKALNSLPPELKSSASVINWSSVQQQ; encoded by the coding sequence ATGGATAAGAAAATAAACTTAGCGCTTATAGTAATTTGTGCTTTTGCTATGTCTTCCTGTACTAAAGATGAGTACATCTCATATCCAGCATATTCATATGTAGATATCACGCAACGGCCCTATAATATCGATAGTTACAATATGGCGAATTATAATTATGGATATCAACAAAAGCAGCAAGTAAATGTTCCTAACTCATATCATGTGGGAGAGTTACATTCTCCAGTTTCTTTTAAAGACAGAGATGAGACTTGGGTTAATAGTCAAAATCCTAAAGGATATACAATTGAATTGACTGAAGGGGACAAGGCATCGCAAGTTGCACAAGTCTTGTATAAAGCACCTAAAAAAGATCGGATGGCTCAAGTAAAATATGAGCGAGATGGCAAAACGCGATATAGAGGAGTATATGGAACCTTCGGTACTCCTGAAGAGGCACAAAAAGCCTTAAATTCTTTACCCCCAGAACTGAAAAGTAGTGCTTCAGTGATTAATTGGAGCAGTGTGCAACAACAATAG
- a CDS encoding anti-phage deoxyguanosine triphosphatase has protein sequence MWTHRRSGQTNQRGNLDHRDPYERDRTRVIHCPAFRRLQRKTQILGTDEGDFHRTRLTHSLEVDSIGRSIVHNLLMNQEKHIVLAGLLPNDDLISVICLLHDIGHPPFGHGGEVALNYMMRNYGGFEANGQTLRLLTKVESSYGTYGLDLTRRALLGILKYPVKRSTVVAPKQPPVHESIHKTIKINDWLPPKAYFDCEQPEIDWLLSPFSDNDKELFQSLSLKPHGTKTGKSAYHSFDCSIMDIADDIAYGVHDLEDAIHLRLINSSHLDTLEFRQLLDNTLLSKRKNELIDSLFSQDLYLRKQTIGEMVNYFITSTQIIIVNEQFENNLLKYNLALTPEANALLNYLKQCIYNNVIDSQEARTFEYGGQTVVLRLFDAISSNPGSLLDNKNRVLFKQAEDETIAYRVVCDYLANMTDEYAYRMHERLFGFNTRTIFERL, from the coding sequence ATGTGGACACATCGACGTTCTGGACAAACAAATCAACGTGGAAATCTGGATCATCGAGATCCTTATGAACGAGATCGTACACGAGTGATTCACTGTCCTGCCTTCAGACGATTGCAAAGAAAAACACAAATTTTAGGGACTGATGAAGGAGATTTCCACCGTACTCGCCTAACCCACTCTCTGGAAGTCGATTCCATTGGACGCAGTATCGTACACAACCTCTTAATGAACCAAGAAAAGCATATTGTTTTAGCAGGCTTACTACCTAATGATGATCTGATCTCTGTTATTTGCCTGCTTCATGATATTGGTCATCCGCCTTTCGGACATGGTGGTGAAGTAGCCCTTAATTATATGATGCGCAATTATGGAGGGTTTGAAGCAAATGGACAAACTCTACGACTGCTCACGAAGGTTGAAAGTAGTTATGGAACCTACGGTCTCGATTTAACCCGACGCGCATTGTTGGGTATTTTAAAATACCCGGTGAAACGCTCTACTGTCGTCGCCCCAAAACAGCCTCCAGTTCATGAATCCATTCATAAAACCATCAAAATTAATGACTGGTTACCACCTAAAGCTTATTTTGATTGTGAACAACCTGAGATTGATTGGTTATTGTCCCCTTTTTCGGATAATGACAAAGAATTATTCCAATCTTTATCACTAAAACCACATGGTACGAAAACAGGAAAATCTGCTTACCATAGTTTTGACTGCTCCATAATGGATATAGCCGATGATATCGCTTATGGAGTTCATGATCTTGAAGACGCGATTCATTTGCGTCTTATCAATTCCTCTCATCTGGATACGTTGGAGTTTAGACAGTTATTAGACAATACACTATTAAGCAAACGTAAAAATGAGTTAATCGACTCACTTTTTTCTCAGGATCTTTATTTAAGAAAACAAACTATAGGAGAAATGGTTAATTATTTTATAACATCAACCCAAATCATCATAGTCAATGAACAGTTTGAGAATAATTTACTCAAATATAATTTGGCACTTACTCCCGAAGCAAATGCCCTTCTGAATTATTTAAAACAATGTATCTACAATAACGTAATTGATTCCCAGGAAGCCCGTACTTTTGAATATGGAGGCCAAACGGTCGTACTTAGACTCTTTGATGCCATCAGTTCAAATCCTGGTAGTTTATTGGATAACAAAAATCGAGTTTTGTTTAAACAAGCTGAGGATGAAACGATTGCCTATCGAGTTGTTTGTGATTATTTGGCCAATATGACGGATGAGTATGCTTACAGAATGCATGAACGTTTGTTTGGGTTTAATACAAGAACCATTTTCGAGCGACTTTAA
- a CDS encoding acyl-CoA desaturase, with protein MNELHLYRSLSRSEKWYSLAIVWIPVLVTIYSIASGMLFNIHLGTLVLLLICYSCTVLGVTVGFHRLLTHHSFKANRWLKIVLTCFGCMAYEGTPFFWIAAHRRHHKYTETEFDPHSPIPEKTKSLYGLYYAHMGWMSQHTLENWRYYIGDLLLDRDLRFINKHYTLIAFSGLIIPGGINGLMYRDWYSFFEGIIVCGFFRVFFQQHVTWSVNSICHLWGKKDFDTQDNSKNNWIFALLAYGEGWHNGHHAFPSSAKHGLKKWQLDISYSFIYFLFLIGLVNGIKLPTEEQIKKKFIKNNDLSR; from the coding sequence ATGAACGAATTACATTTGTACCGTTCTTTATCGCGTTCCGAAAAATGGTACAGTTTAGCCATAGTCTGGATTCCAGTTTTGGTGACAATTTATAGCATTGCTTCGGGAATGTTATTTAACATCCATTTAGGTACTTTAGTGCTGCTTTTGATTTGTTACAGCTGCACTGTGTTAGGGGTAACAGTTGGTTTTCATCGATTATTAACGCATCATTCATTTAAAGCGAACCGGTGGCTAAAAATAGTATTGACATGCTTTGGATGTATGGCTTACGAAGGAACTCCGTTCTTCTGGATAGCAGCGCATCGAAGACATCACAAGTACACAGAGACTGAATTTGATCCTCATTCACCTATCCCAGAAAAGACCAAGTCATTATATGGTCTCTATTATGCACACATGGGATGGATGTCTCAACATACATTAGAAAACTGGAGATACTACATTGGTGATTTGTTATTGGATCGAGATTTACGCTTCATCAACAAACATTATACCTTAATTGCTTTTTCTGGATTGATCATTCCAGGGGGCATTAATGGGCTGATGTATAGGGATTGGTACTCTTTTTTTGAAGGAATAATTGTTTGTGGGTTTTTCAGAGTTTTTTTCCAACAACATGTCACCTGGTCCGTCAATTCAATTTGTCATCTTTGGGGTAAAAAAGACTTTGATACACAGGATAACAGTAAAAATAACTGGATTTTTGCTCTCCTTGCATACGGTGAGGGTTGGCATAATGGACATCATGCGTTTCCAAGCTCAGCAAAACATGGATTAAAAAAATGGCAACTTGATATTTCATATTCGTTTATCTATTTCCTATTCCTAATTGGATTAGTCAATGGAATTAAACTCCCAACTGAGGAGCAGATAAAAAAAAAGTTTATAAAAAATAATGATTTATCTAGATAA
- a CDS encoding DUF1993 domain-containing protein: MKQNISMYSASVPVFKQMLTALNAILEKTQSHIDQNKMDPNVFLQASLFPDMFNFTRQVQIATDFAKGVAARLADMEVPAFEDNEKTFFELRGRIEKTLFFLSSILPEHINGSETRQIIIRPGTPKERKFDGQTYLLHYGIPQFFFHMTTAYDILRSLGVTIGKMDYMGTF; this comes from the coding sequence ATGAAACAAAATATTTCAATGTACTCGGCTTCGGTACCGGTTTTCAAACAAATGCTTACGGCATTAAACGCAATTTTGGAAAAAACACAATCCCATATTGATCAAAATAAAATGGATCCCAACGTTTTTTTACAAGCAAGCCTTTTCCCAGATATGTTCAATTTCACGCGTCAAGTACAGATTGCGACTGATTTTGCTAAAGGTGTTGCCGCTCGTTTGGCAGATATGGAAGTGCCTGCTTTTGAAGATAATGAGAAAACATTTTTTGAATTACGTGGCCGTATCGAAAAAACCCTGTTCTTTCTTTCCAGCATTCTTCCAGAACATATTAATGGCAGTGAGACGAGACAGATTATTATTCGTCCGGGAACACCAAAAGAACGTAAATTTGATGGTCAAACCTATCTGTTACATTATGGAATACCACAATTTTTCTTTCACATGACTACAGCCTATGACATCTTAAGAAGTTTGGGTGTTACTATTGGAAAAATGGATTATATGGGAACATTTTAA
- a CDS encoding DUF2905 family protein — MQKNNFTFYFSSTRCILISRVITLIFWFFNK; from the coding sequence ATTCAGAAAAACAACTTCACTTTTTATTTCTCTAGTACTCGCTGCATCCTTATTAGTCGGGTTATTACGCTTATTTTTTGGTTTTTCAATAAATAG
- a CDS encoding zinc-dependent peptidase: MFRRLKEWWCERIIRHSLIRNDEWNEAFQNLFLLRRLSEQEKIKLKRLAILFLYYKSLEGVGDLQITTPMQLSIALQACLPILNLGLDWYEGWVSVIIYPGAYSRENKVIDEFGIEHLGRAHLSGESWQRGPVIISWDDAQHHGGLNGRNVVIHEFAHKLDMRNGRANGFPPLHKGMSATHWAEVFNSGYNDLVNRLQQNEPIPIDPYAATSPSEFFAVFSELFFEKPEIIKHYYPEIYSLLAQFYRQNPLREHCSLVTSTQE; encoded by the coding sequence ATGTTCCGCAGGTTGAAGGAATGGTGGTGTGAACGCATCATACGTCACTCACTGATAAGGAATGATGAGTGGAATGAGGCATTTCAAAATTTATTTTTATTGAGACGCTTGAGTGAGCAAGAAAAGATAAAACTAAAGCGATTAGCCATTTTGTTTCTTTATTACAAATCATTGGAGGGGGTTGGCGATCTGCAGATAACGACTCCTATGCAGTTAAGTATCGCGTTACAGGCATGTCTTCCTATTTTGAATCTTGGCCTTGATTGGTACGAGGGTTGGGTTTCAGTCATAATATATCCCGGGGCATATTCACGCGAAAACAAAGTAATCGATGAGTTTGGAATAGAACATTTGGGGAGAGCTCATTTAAGCGGGGAATCATGGCAACGTGGGCCTGTTATTATTTCTTGGGACGATGCACAACATCATGGTGGACTTAATGGCCGTAATGTGGTGATCCATGAGTTTGCTCACAAGTTGGATATGCGAAATGGTCGAGCGAATGGATTTCCTCCACTTCATAAAGGAATGTCTGCGACACATTGGGCTGAGGTTTTTAATTCAGGTTACAATGATTTGGTCAATCGACTCCAACAAAATGAGCCTATTCCGATTGATCCCTATGCGGCTACCTCACCATCTGAATTTTTTGCAGTGTTTTCTGAATTATTTTTCGAAAAACCCGAAATAATAAAACACTATTATCCTGAGATTTATTCTTTACTTGCCCAATTTTATCGTCAAAATCCGCTGAGAGAGCATTGTAGTCTGGTTACATCTACCCAAGAGTGA
- a CDS encoding efflux transporter outer membrane subunit — MATHKRSKSPQSFKKFKFFFFLALSSCIFSSCMVGPNYVPPKLVVPPHFKEAKGKTAIGTRRKNWKPIQPQDDRDRGEWWKVFNDPVLNDLENQLYHYNQSIVNAEANFRQSLAIVDQARASLYPTLVGAFSLFEQRQAGGSTSIITTSGTTGTATTNIVPAAKTTTIYTAFLNATWEPDLWGLVRRTIEADLSLAESNEALIGVTRLSAQGALAQYYFELRTLDKVQKYLDDTVIAYRKLLQFTKNQYKSGVVSRANVVQAQIQLESAQASAINNGILRGQYEHAIAVLMGRPPAYFSLKPVMIKLKPPPIPLQVPSVWLERRPDIAQAERLVQQASALIGVAVAAYFPNLTLTGTISAAGHSFHQLIHKPAISWSTGFQLAETIIDGGYRSAGVRAAKAQYMAQVANYRQVVLSAFQSVEDNLISLRLLEQQSLVQDKEAADALLALKIVKNQYEAGTVTYANVLTAQISALAAEQAATQVDGLQMVSAVGLVKALGGGWVASVISPPKKLKT; from the coding sequence ATGGCCACTCATAAGCGATCAAAATCCCCACAATCTTTTAAGAAATTCAAGTTTTTCTTTTTTTTAGCGCTGTCTTCTTGCATATTTTCTTCTTGTATGGTTGGTCCTAATTATGTACCTCCAAAACTTGTAGTGCCGCCACATTTTAAAGAAGCCAAAGGTAAAACAGCAATTGGCACTAGGCGTAAAAATTGGAAACCTATTCAGCCTCAGGATGATAGGGATCGAGGTGAATGGTGGAAGGTTTTTAATGATCCAGTATTGAATGATCTAGAGAATCAGTTGTATCACTACAACCAAAGTATTGTGAATGCTGAGGCAAACTTTCGACAGTCGCTCGCAATTGTTGACCAGGCACGAGCGAGTTTGTATCCCACGCTAGTTGGTGCCTTTAGTTTATTTGAACAACGTCAAGCTGGAGGGTCCACATCCATTATCACTACCTCCGGAACTACAGGAACGGCAACAACAAATATTGTACCTGCTGCAAAAACCACAACAATTTATACCGCTTTTTTGAATGCAACCTGGGAACCCGATCTTTGGGGACTTGTGCGTCGAACCATAGAGGCCGATCTTTCTTTAGCAGAATCTAATGAAGCATTGATCGGTGTGACGCGTTTATCCGCTCAAGGTGCTTTAGCACAATATTATTTTGAATTACGTACACTGGATAAGGTGCAAAAGTATTTAGATGATACAGTGATTGCTTATAGAAAGCTTTTACAATTTACAAAAAATCAATACAAATCGGGGGTTGTATCACGTGCCAATGTGGTTCAAGCGCAAATCCAGCTTGAATCGGCTCAAGCATCAGCGATTAATAACGGTATTTTACGCGGTCAATACGAACATGCAATTGCTGTATTGATGGGACGTCCACCTGCTTATTTTTCGCTAAAACCTGTGATGATTAAATTAAAACCACCACCAATTCCCTTGCAAGTCCCTAGCGTTTGGCTGGAACGAAGGCCTGATATTGCACAAGCTGAGCGCTTGGTGCAACAAGCCAGTGCGTTAATTGGAGTCGCCGTTGCTGCCTATTTTCCTAATTTAACTCTGACTGGAACCATTAGTGCTGCTGGGCACAGCTTTCATCAACTGATCCACAAACCCGCAATCAGTTGGTCTACGGGTTTTCAACTGGCAGAAACTATTATTGATGGAGGCTATCGTTCCGCGGGAGTGAGGGCAGCAAAAGCCCAATACATGGCTCAGGTCGCTAATTACCGTCAGGTAGTGCTCTCTGCTTTTCAAAGCGTGGAGGATAATTTGATTTCTTTACGTCTTTTGGAACAACAGAGTTTAGTTCAAGATAAAGAAGCAGCCGATGCGCTCTTAGCACTCAAAATTGTTAAAAATCAATATGAGGCTGGAACGGTTACTTATGCTAATGTCCTTACTGCTCAGATCAGCGCACTTGCAGCAGAACAGGCAGCAACACAAGTAGATGGCCTGCAAATGGTTTCTGCTGTGGGTTTGGTCAAAGCTCTAGGAGGAGGTTGGGTAGCGAGTGTCATATCACCCCCTAAAAAACTAAAAACCTGA